The Sesamum indicum cultivar Zhongzhi No. 13 linkage group LG6, S_indicum_v1.0, whole genome shotgun sequence genomic interval CAACATCCCCATGAATCCTGCTTAAATTTCACCTTATTTATTACTACACTTCTTTCTTGATCATCACCACTAAACACAAATACATTTTTGCAATGAAAACATATGATGAAGGTGTTCATTACCCAGAATACAATGGAATGACAGAGGGTAACTGTGCAAGCTTCTTGCAAGCATTAGTTCCAACCAGATGCTTGACCAACCTATCCTTGCATTCAGCAATCAAATGCTTCTCCACACCATTTTCATCCTTTACTTTGATGATGTTTTCAGGGCTGTTTCCACCGCTGCAGCAGCATGCCCCCCACTCAATAAACCTGGAAAAAAGAtcaattaatcaagaaaagaatttcaagaaagctGATGAACTATGAGAAGACAAAAGATAAACATATGGGCATTCTTGAAAAAGAAGCACAATCTTATTAACAGCAAGTACTACCTGGAAGGATCATCTCCTAACTTCCAAATGACACAGTAGTCCCATGGCTTGTTTCTCACAAGGGGTCTCAGCCACTCCACTACTGTCTCTAAAGCTGCCATTTGAAtgcttctttgtatttttctggacttgatgaatcacttatattagtattttgagAAGTTCAAAGGtccatctatatatatattgactgTTCTCAAGATCATTATATgcatttttgtatatatttcaACATAATCATGGTTCTGTTTATACTAAAGGTAACTTTGGACGACAAGCCTAACCAACTTTACAAAATGCAGTGTCCTCGCCCTATATCAGTAGAAAATCTGTCAGAagaatctctctctctctctctccatgtGAGACTGAAAATGGGCAGAGTTGTATCAACTGCAGGAGGAGAATGCTGATACAATTTGGCAAAAAGCTAAAAACTGTACGcacaaaacaagaaatgcAGGTGGGAAAATAATTGCCCAAAGAATGGTTCAAAAAGCTTGAGTGATGATCAGTTGATAACTGCACATGGGCAGTATTAGGAAATGATAAACTCATTTTTCACTACATCAAAGTTGATTATGCCTTAAATAGTAGGACAGTGTTCCTTTTTCTGCTTTCTGGTTTGCTTTTTGTTTATTACCATGGCGTGGTAAAAGAAGGCGcaaaaattctaactcaaattGGATATGGTCGGacataaatcaattatatgacaaatgcGATACACATATTGTGTGCTTGGtgtccaattaaaaaaaataataaaaaattaatttggttcaaacaaatttgatttgggTAAAAAAATTTCGAGAAACAGTCAGGCATATGCACAATGCAAGGACGTTAGGGGCCAGAATATTTGCACGGCAGAGCATATCTTGGCTTGTACCGGTTGTGTGTGGAGGTACCATGTCCATGGCTTCCCAAAATTACCTCTCTTTGTACCCATCTCTGAGTTTTATGGAATATTTTGGGAGAGTTGTTTTTGGAATGCTTTAGATGGTTTATGAGAATCAATTCAATTCAAGGTTCTGACAAGTtggaattgaattttctatttcgaatttattgtgttttttatttaaattaattatatatacatcacgTGTACAAAGattatgtcatttattttaagattaattatacttaaatccctaatgaaaatgtgaaattgCACTCGCctaaaaaagttttgaaattacatttacacctcCTCAGAAAATTCTCTATTTGCACTTAACTCCCTTTCGTTAGGGTTTATACGAAAAATGTTAacatcagaaaaaaaaaatacgtaaatttttaattttacccgttatttaatattttaatgtatatttttgtactgaTGAAAGggataagtgtaatatatatatatatattatggagtgaggttaatatcattacattttttttttcttataagtaccaaattattacatgagaatGTTATGTGAGGGACCTTTTGGCTGGAAAGTTGGTGCCTTCACAATTCTACCAAACACATtccttaattaaaataaaatgttattccTATAAAATTCCTATATATTCGGATAATaaagaatcaaaatataacgaacaaaaataacacaaaGACCAGATAATGTCATAAATcacaatacataaaaatacattaaacaGACATAAAAGTCATGTAATCTAATACATAAAAACATCACACAATTGAGGCTCAAAAAGCTACCAGTAAGTTTTAAAAGTAACTTTTTTGGGTCTCTATTGTGTGttgtttttatgtatttatttatgagttttatgTGTTGTGATTTATGATAGTATTTggtgtttttgttattttgattggttaattttaatctttgttatttaaatatatagaaattttacaaaaatttgagaTGGTTATTAGGTCGACTTtaagatttttcataattttgagatgtttttaatatatttatttatttattatttcagtgctatatataaataatattttatcttaataaaagaattaaggaGGGTGTTTGGTGGAGTGGTGAGGGCACCAATCTTCCTCCCAAAGGATTTGAGTTTGAACTCCATTAggcatttataaattttttttatgcaatttcgttaattaaattttaaaatatgatggaTTAAGTTTGACGAGGGATAAACATGAAAGACTAAATTAAGATAAGTGACATAATTAGACTATATTTACTACATAAGATTGGACTGGATATCCAACCGAATCCTACATAATTTCcagatcaaaaaatttaacgaTAAGTCCGATATTAAGTGAAATTATTGGTGGACTAGAATCCCACTTCTAGCCCACCCAAATGATGCTCTTATTGTCTCCTTGTTCAATTATTGAATTGTCCTTAGTTTTGccaaaaataacaaaagaacCTGCCTAAGCTAAGGACAATCCAATAAAGTAAGCAAGTGTTTCCATGACACCTTCACCTTTCAATCAAATCAACGGGTGTTTGGGATGTCAATTTTTACTTGTGAAATTGTTAAGAAAAGCATTTTGGGCTTTTGCTTTGCACGTTAGggttaaataaaagaatgggGAGTTGTTGGTGATTTAATCCTACATGACATGTTTTGATGGAAATACCTAGTTAAGTTGGCATCTAAGTGCCATGTCatttagtgaaaaaaaatatatagtgcATAGCTGGACTCCAAGTCGGCACAATAGccagaaatttttttaaaatgtgatcATGTGCGTTGCACATGACTTTTTCCAGTCATTTTAGTCGGAATAGGACCAAAAACGCAAAACCCGTATACTTACAAGATCAAAATGcgaaaaaagaatcatataggactaaaaatgtcaaCCCCATATACTTACAAAACGAAAATTGGAAACTTTTCTATTTAGTGGGaccattattaaattaaatattcacttttttttcatatttataaaaaaagtaaatataaaatatatgaatcgaaataaaatttattattttttataaaaaataattattattgaaaaataacatatataaatataaacacaaatgatatcttttaacaaataaggataaattaattaaatttaattcaacaaaatcacTTGTATGCCGCACAAGTTTGCGCAGACTCAGGTGTTCCATCAATATATAGCAATTAGTctgttttaataattattgattaattctaaatattgaatattaattattaatgactaaaatttatgaaataaatcatagttttaagaagtaaaattaactaatatacTACTGATTACGTCCTGTTTGGGTGGGCTTATCTTTGTCAAATCTCCGCCATCTTCTTCACTTACTTCGCCACTGACAATGGCGGCGTCCGCCCTGAGAATTGCACTCAACCCCTACTCTAACGACGTTGTTGCGCCCCGCCCCGCGTACTCTTCCAGCACTGTCAAGATCGCAACATTTTCCGATAGCAGTAACAGGACTCCTCTTTTCTCATCTTCAACTTTGAGCAATTGTGAAAATAGTAATCATGCAAACAGATTCTCGCCCGTTCGAGTTTCCCGCTCCAGTCGGGTCTCCGGGTCGGACTTGCACACATTCGACGTGGTTATCGTGGGAGCGGGTATTATCGGGTTGACCATTGCTCGCCAATTCCTCCTCCGATCAAATCTCTCCGTCGCTCTGGTTGACGCTGCCGTTCCCTGCGCCGGCGCCACTGGTGCAGGTACTCTATTTACTTCTTGTTTGAAGTAAATAATTGGTTTCCATTAGCTTCCGACTGAAGACTGATTAGTCTTAGGATCTGTTTACTTCACCCTGTGTTTTGCATTTGAGCTGAGTCTTAACTTTTAGGGCAGGGCTACATCTGGAGGGTTCACAAGACTCCGGATAGCGAGAAATGGGAGCTGGCAATGAGAAGTCATCAGTTGTGGGAGGCTCTGGCTGAGAGCATTCAGAATCAAGGCATGGATCCTTTACTGGCACTTGGGTGGAAGAAGACAGGTGAATCAGTTCCCTCATCCCAATGAATTTTTGCAGTATTTCTTGATCAAATATTTGGTACTGAGGTCTCAAATTTAGTGCTGCTTTGGCTCTCTGCATTTAGTCTTAGCCTACTGTTTCATACCTCAGTTTGTGTCACTTCCGTGTTCTTGGAAAAGTGTGGGGGTATTGGCATTCATGAGATTACAGAAGTTTCAATGATTGATAGCAAACAAAGAACATTTTTCAATGtagaattattgaaataaaatgcagagattttctatttatttattaacacgatgaaattggaaaaatgcaatgaatataaattttagtaagATGTCGGTTTTGGAGTCAGATCAAACTTTTCTCAGGgttatatgattaattctTTTGTAGTGAATACAAGTATCCTTGCCAGTTAAACCTACTAAGATAAGATATAATTGTGTGACAATAAGATGAGATTACAAGAAGCCAAATGTGCTCTTTCAGAATACTATTAGATAGTTCTCTGGTGTCTAATTTATTCTCGTCTTAGGCGATTCATCCAAAGGTTGAAATACTCCTCACCATTTATGAATAAAACTTTTATTCATggaaatgttaaaattaactTTGTATCTAGTGCTGGTTCTATCTCATTCCTGAGCTTATTGAGTTGCCCTAGATGCTAATAGTATCATAGCAATCATCCGTATCAACAGGAAGCATGCTAGTTGGTAGAACTGCACAGGAGTGTTCTCTGCTGATGAGGCAGGTGAAGCAGCTAGCAGATGCTGGCCTAGGTGCAGAGTTCTTGTCTCGTGATGATTTACTGTCAGAAGAACCTGCTCTTAAGCTTGGAGAGGAATGCGGTGCAGCTTTTATGCCCGATGACTGTCAATTAGATGCTCGATGTGCTGTTGCATTTATCGAGAAGGTTCCTAGTGATTCATCTTCCCTCCTCTGAGTAGTAACTTCTTCCTGTTTTATACTTTCTAAAAGTTTGTTCAATCGTAACATAAGTATTGGAGATGCTGTCTGATAGGCTAACAGGTCTTTTGAAGCTGAAGGGAGATACGCTGAGTTCTATTATGAGCCAGTAACCAGTTTATTAAGGTTAGGCAATTAATCTTTGTGTACTATGGCAGTATTTGGGCTAAAGTTGAGTAATGATGATAAGTGTACTTTTGATATTGGACCTTGCAAGACAAATAATCAGTTTTACCATTATCTGGGACTGTTATTTATAGGACAAGAGAGTGACTATTTTtgtactttcttttttctttttctctcacttATGCTCAGAAATGAGAGCAGTGGGGAGGTTGAGGGAGTTCAAACTTCCAAAAATACGTTGCATTGTGAGAAAGCTGTTGTCGTTGCAGCAGGCTGTTGGAGTGGTTCGTTGATGCACgaccttataaaaaattctgaaattgaGTTAGATCTCCCAGTAAAGCCTCGAAAGGTAAGAACTAGGCGAGTCTCTAagttttcttaaatttgaattgCTTCTGTTCTTGGCCATCAATACTTTGCTGGGATTCTTTGAGTTTGAAACGCTAGAGGGTGGACAATATGAAGGCATCAAAAAATTCTTCAGCcatatctttttcttcctaTTACTAGATTCTTCTATGATCCTATTTTAGCAACGACTTCCAAGAGTTTAAGGAGGTACTTTGCATAGTCACACTAGTCACATGGATTACAGAATCTCTCAAGGAAAGTtgactttaaatatatttttctcaattgacgtttatcttcaattttttagaagaaaGCTGCTGCATGGGTTACTGTATGAGGTCCAGGATTTCTTATCTGAACTACAATATATTCATTACTAAAAGATTGGTTGATCCCGTTGTAAGATGCTGGACTGAAATTATTTGGAGTTAATATTTGCATCTGATCCTCTTCCATATTACAGAAGATGGGTTCTCTTTGGTAGTTGTACTCTTTCAGTGGTCTTTGCAGCATTGGACTTATGTTGCTTGACCTTGCACTGTAGAACAGTTTATGGTCTTTTCCTCTTAACCATGGGCCGTTCCATATGGGAGGCAGAAAATCTCAAGAGAAAACAGTCAAGCATTTTTGTGGCTTTGTGTGGCAGGGTCATCTGCTTGTTCTTGAGAATTTCAACTCTCTTAACCTTAATCATGGGCTTATGGAGGTGGGATATGTCAATCATGAATCTGCAGTCCTATCGTCTACTACATCGGATTCAAGGACTGGATATGATGATACTGCATCTATTTCAATGACAGCTACCATGGACATGTCAGGAAGGCTCGTTCTTGGTAAACTTCTATTTCTGATCTCTCTGTGTGCTTAATTAAATCAGGAAGAGTacattttatatgtttatacACCAATTGGGGACCAATTTGCATGATCATGTAGTGGCATTAAGGCTCTGAGGATTTCTTTCATAGGTGTCCTTTTTCAGTTTCTTTATTGAAGAGAAACTTATTAAGATTAACAGTTGAACATGGAGATAGAATTACTATCCTTATAAAGTTTAATATTAAGTTGCATTAGAGTCCTAATCttttagaagaaaaacagAAGAAGGAATCATTGTCTGACAAAAAATGCTTGATAATTAGACTAAGCCCTACTGTGATTGAGCAGATACCTTGCTCAATGGCCTGTCCTACTTTTCAGGTTCAAATAACTGCCATGAGTCATCTGGCTGTTTTAAAGTGAGGATAGCACCtaaaaatttgtcaaattttcattcatattgCACCAGGCGAAGATTTCAGCATGAGATCATAAAAGTTCATAAGAACAGGCTAAATTTTTCTGTCACGGTACAAGTGGTCGATTAACAATATGATTTAGATGTTTATCAGTTATACCACTGCTAAAAATGGAAGTTCAACTAACTATATGAGTTGACAGAGTTGATAATTGTAGATATGAGATGGCTTCAATTTATTGTTAAGTAACAATAGTTACTAAATTCCTCTTTCTCCCAGCAAAATCCCAAACAGAAGTGGTGAAATTTCCATTTACCcttgatttaaaatatactaaaatcacCATTATGCCCCTAGTGTATTTgtaatctttatattttaaaatgaacaaattttttatatttatatattttaagttccTAATacatgttaattttttaagttttattttttcattgtgTTCATATTTTCAGTACACACAATTAAATTGCATGTACttttattagtatagattcaattaattatgatttaatttgtctATGTAATACTAAAGAATGattatataaacttgatatattgttttaagaGAGTtggtgtaatatttttatggatagGGGGTGTATTGTGATATTCAAAATGGTAATAGATTTGGATGTatgtgtaatatttatatttgtgaaaaaatatttttaaacataacatacttttcctataaagaaaataattgagacATAGTCATTGAATTGGTTCCTACTACAGTTacaatattgtatatattaccTTTAACACAATTTTACCAATCGGCgctatcaaaaaaattactaatattatagGTTTATCATCGGTAAcctataaaacatatataaaacaaccTTCTATAGtaagtattttattacatttaccccCTCTTAGACCATTTTTGACTCATTGGCTTTGTAATAAGATCAAATTAACTAGATGAGATTTCATCACGTTGTCCTGGGTTTGGGTGCCAAGAAAAAGACCAATGTCATATTGTTATGCTTTCTTTCATCTGCTCTGTTCTTGCAGGAAGCAGCCGCCAGCTTGTCGGGTTCAACACTGATATCAGTGAATCAATCATCCATCGAATATGGGAGAGGGCACGCGAGTTCTTTCCTGTACTAAAAGAAGTATCTTTGAAAGATTTGAATAAAAGCAGAGAAGTAAGAGTAGGCCTGAGACCTTACAGTAAGTGTATGGAAAATGAAGTTCAATTTAACGGTATATATTAGGGATTCAGATTGTTCATCCACTGATCTGTTGTGTTATCATTCCAGTGCCTGGTGGAAAGCCTGTAATTGGTCCTGTGCCTGGATTATCAAAGATGTTGCTTGCTGCTGGACATGAAGGAGAAGGACTCTCACTGGTAACTCTCTCCTGTACTCACTCCATAAATGTGGTTTTGCATTGCAAGATACAGACATATGGCTGTTTTTAGCTTTCTATTTTgtagttaattacacttatgtCCTCAATGAAAAAGCAAAAGTATCAAGTACCCTCCCTCTTTATACCCTCGAAATTTATCATGGTTACCAAACCTCCCCAGGCATTCAGATTTTGAATGGAAAATGATGATATTAGGAAAAACTTCTATAGTAACTTCCGATTTACTTCAGAcctaactatttttatatgttgataatagaaatatatgtgaaatttagaggtgtaaatataattcatagaTACATAAAAAGAAGGAAATTGTAATGACATTATTCCAAAAGTAGAAGTATGACAGGGAAATAGTTTGAGCAAAAGAACTTAGCCATTAGTGGCTGATTTTTCGACCTTGTAAATATATGGTAGATTTACTTTTTAGCGTTGCCGGGTTGAATTATTGATGCAAATGAAATATACATGCATAACATCTATGGCAAGtgcttttaaaaatattaagctCATGTAAAagtcataaatataaaatccaaCAAATGAAGggatattttattcttgtgaTGATAAGTTATAGATAAATACAACAAATTGttagttttattttggatttattttagttttctgATGatgaataaagtatataaatttatttgttggagtacttaatatttcattatttttttttcttgtcgtAAGGTAGATTAGAagcaacttttttctttttattctattttgcAACTATTACTTAGTCAATCATGTAACGAAACTTTATATAATATGACATTATAGAAGAAACTGAAAAATCCTTTAGTTGtatattttctcatataaaatgaaagtataaattaatatattgaaaatatagaaGAATTACGATTGCttgtttatcttttaattcttATGTTGATGGGAAAAAGTCAGTCCTTCTGTCTGGATTTACAAAGTAGCAAATTTAGACGAAaggttttataattatgaaaagataAGGGAGAGTTGGGATTTCAAGGGGAAGTAACTATTTAACTCAATTTTAGAGTAACATTGCCTTTCTTCCATATTTCTTGCCAGTAGTAGTAATGAATTTGCATGTGTTTTTCTGGATTTTGACCAGGCTTTGGGGACTGCAGAAATGGTTTTCAACATGGTGTTGGAAAATCCGCAAATAGTAAACCCCGCCCCCTTCTCCCTGTAGCTttcctctccctctctctctctctcagtgCCACAGAAGCAGAACACAAGTCGCGTCCCAATTTTGTGTCCAAAAATTTCTCATAGGATTGTGATCTGTTTGATTCTTCCACTTCCACTGGACTATTTCAACTCTACAGGAATCTCTTAGCAAACGTTACTGGCGGACAAGAAGGTCAAAACGTATTCCTCCTCGAAATTCGGATTTGGACattgtgttttctttctttaggAAGTCTTTGATTATAAATCAACTTTACTTTCATTAATTGCAATTGATTAATCTTTAATATAGTTGATAGATTAATTGATCGTTtcttaaagagaaaaaagaaaaagtatgaAACATGATGCCTATATATGATTTAGTGTGCCATGGTTGCatgacaaaaaagaaagtaaactatttaaacaaaaaaaaataataaggaaaaatcaatcaattgGTGTGTAAAATTCCTGTTAAATCTTGGGTACAAGCTGCCTTATTCCTTTCAATTACAAGACATGCCACATTATGCTGTATTAAATTACTAGTAACCAGCTAAACTGAATCACatacattataatatatatatatatatatgtatgtatttctctttttatttgaaggaTAATATCCACTGAGACAGAAATATGAAGTTAGAATTGT includes:
- the LOC105163778 gene encoding uncharacterized protein LOC105163778 isoform X2; this translates as MAASALRIALNPYSNDVVAPRPAYSSSTVKIATFSDSSNRTPLFSSSTLSNCENSNHANRFSPVRVSRSSRVSGSDLHTFDVVIVGAGIIGLTIARQFLLRSNLSVALVDAAVPCAGATGAGQGYIWRVHKTPDSEKWELAMRSHQLWEALAESIQNQGMDPLLALGWKKTGSMLVGRTAQECSLLMRQVKQLADAGLGAEFLSRDDLLSEEPALKLGEECGAAFMPDDCQLDARCAVAFIEKANRSFEAEGRYAEFYYEPVTSLLRNESSGEVEGVQTSKNTLHCEKAVVVAAGCWSGSLMHDLIKNSEIELDLPVKPRKGHLLVLENFNSLNLNHGLMEVGYVNHESAVLSSTTSDSRTGYDDTASISMTATMDMSGRLVLGSSRQLVGFNTDISESIIHRIWERAREFFPVLKEVSLKDLNKSREVRVGLRPYMPGGKPVIGPVPGLSKMLLAAGHEGEGLSLALGTAEMVFNMVLENPQIVNPAPFSL
- the LOC105163778 gene encoding uncharacterized protein LOC105163778 isoform X1 — protein: MAASALRIALNPYSNDVVAPRPAYSSSTVKIATFSDSSNRTPLFSSSTLSNCENSNHANRFSPVRVSRSSRVSGSDLHTFDVVIVGAGIIGLTIARQFLLRSNLSVALVDAAVPCAGATGAGQGYIWRVHKTPDSEKWELAMRSHQLWEALAESIQNQGMDPLLALGWKKTGSMLVGRTAQECSLLMRQVKQLADAGLGAEFLSRDDLLSEEPALKLGEECGAAFMPDDCQLDARCAVAFIEKANRSFEAEGRYAEFYYEPVTSLLRNESSGEVEGVQTSKNTLHCEKAVVVAAGCWSGSLMHDLIKNSEIELDLPVKPRKGHLLVLENFNSLNLNHGLMEVGYVNHESAVLSSTTSDSRTGYDDTASISMTATMDMSGRLVLGSSRQLVGFNTDISESIIHRIWERAREFFPVLKEVSLKDLNKSREVRVGLRPYSKLPGGKPVIGPVPGLSKMLLAAGHEGEGLSLALGTAEMVFNMVLENPQIVNPAPFSL